A portion of the Poecile atricapillus isolate bPoeAtr1 chromosome 7, bPoeAtr1.hap1, whole genome shotgun sequence genome contains these proteins:
- the APOBEC4 gene encoding LOW QUALITY PROTEIN: putative C->U-editing enzyme APOBEC-4 (The sequence of the model RefSeq protein was modified relative to this genomic sequence to represent the inferred CDS: inserted 2 bases in 2 codons; substituted 5 bases at 5 genomic stop codons), translated as VQERRVFQELLTHQGTVVKTCRGQRQTHVCAYHIRMGEEARVPYKXFHRVFGFPHRPPVTLQNLFYELRIFLSRVLQKGHITNCSTQGKHPEAVLFKARAYLGEATATCASTSCITFYSSFSPCNECXLCCMRKMFSFLLRHXHIYFSXPYLCRDSPPGTLRNLCTLWPWVILQKLPEGAWPYMLCHFFLCGIIGATPRHPAXPAGTQNXHQINLTGIKTYFRTTFPQRMXGNSAGQKNLKAFSSLRPASQEPFQAMEGSLLPLMSSSQGGLFPGAFLPFEREQLYPRLRSIRHLKVPKD; from the exons GTACAGGAGAGAAGAGTTTTCCAAGAATTACTAACACACCAGGGCACTGTGGTAAAGACCTGCAGAGGGCAGAGGCAGACCCATGTGTGTGCCTACCACATACGGATGGGGGAAGAAGCCAGAGTCCCATATAAGTAATTCCACAGGGTCTTTGGCTTCCCACACAGACCCCCAGTGACTCTCCAAAACCTCTTCTATGAGCTGAGGATCTTCTTGAGCAGAGTCCTTCAAAAAGGCCACATCACAAACTGCAGTACCCAAGGCAAGCACCCTGAGGCTGTGCTGTTCAAGGCGCGTGCTTACCTGGGTGAAGCCACAGCCACCTgtgccagcaccagctgcaTCACCTTCTACTCCAGTTTCTCACCCTGCAACGAGTGTTAACTCTGCTGCATGAGGAAAATGTTCAGCTTCCTGCTGAGGC CTCACATCTACTTCTCTTAGCCCTATCTCTGCAGGGACAGTCCACCTGGGACCCTGAGGAACCTCTGCACCCTGTGGCCCTGGGTGATCCTGCAGAAGCTTCCAGAAGGGGCATGGCCATACATGCTCTGccacttttttttgtgtggcATCATAGGGGCAACCCCTCGTCACCCAG TGCCAGCAGGTACACAAAACTGACATCAAATTAACCTAACAGGAATTAAAACATACTTTAGAACGACCTTTCCCCAGAGAATGTAAGGGAACTCAGCTGGACAGAAGAATTTAAAggctttttcctctctcagaCCAGCCTCCCAAGAGCCTTTTCAAGCCATGGAAGGCAGTCTCCTTCCTCTGATGTCTTCAAGCCAAGGAGGGCTATTCCCAGGTGCATTTCTGCCCTTTGAGAGGGAACAGCTGTATCCCAGACTCAGAAGTATAAGGCATTTAAAAGTGCCAAAGGACTAA